One window from the genome of Paenibacillus azoreducens encodes:
- a CDS encoding carbohydrate ABC transporter permease, producing the protein MQNFYWRWQFKTAPYRFIAPFFICFVVFVFIPFIFSIYLSFTNWHGEEAKTFVGLANYKTLLTGREFWQSLLNSIIIFVLYVPAMLLLALIFASCLSSSWMKWTGFFRTVFFIPNITSVVAISFVFLLIFNSTGILNQLLMNAGVIHEPIPFLETPWWARISVSLLVIFRWTGYNMILLLGGMQSISKSLYEAAEVDGASGIKSFWYITLPLMKRLLAFCTVLSTLGTFSLFTEPFILTKGGPNLATTTPVVLIYKESFQNLNMGYASTISIFFFIVMMILSLMQLRLFREND; encoded by the coding sequence ATGCAAAATTTTTACTGGAGATGGCAGTTTAAAACGGCGCCGTACCGGTTTATCGCCCCGTTTTTCATATGTTTTGTGGTGTTTGTATTTATACCCTTCATATTTTCGATTTACTTGAGCTTCACGAACTGGCATGGCGAGGAAGCGAAAACATTCGTCGGGCTCGCGAATTACAAAACGCTGCTGACGGGCCGCGAGTTCTGGCAGTCGCTGCTCAACAGCATCATCATTTTTGTGCTGTACGTGCCGGCGATGCTGCTGCTGGCGCTCATTTTCGCTTCCTGTCTCAGCAGCAGCTGGATGAAATGGACCGGATTTTTCCGCACGGTGTTTTTTATTCCGAACATTACTTCGGTCGTCGCCATTTCGTTCGTGTTTCTGCTTATTTTCAACTCGACGGGCATTCTCAATCAGCTGCTGATGAATGCGGGGGTCATCCATGAGCCGATTCCGTTTCTGGAAACGCCATGGTGGGCCCGGATCTCGGTGTCGCTGCTCGTTATTTTTAGGTGGACCGGTTACAACATGATTCTGCTGCTGGGCGGCATGCAGAGCATCTCGAAATCGCTGTACGAAGCGGCCGAGGTAGATGGAGCCAGCGGCATCAAGTCGTTTTGGTACATCACCCTGCCCTTGATGAAAAGGCTGCTGGCCTTTTGTACCGTGCTGTCCACGCTCGGGACGTTTTCGCTGTTTACGGAGCCGTTCATTTTGACCAAAGGCGGACCGAATCTGGCCACGACGACGCCGGTAGTCCTGATCTACAAGGAAAGCTTCCAAAATCTGAACATGGGTTACGCTTCTACGATTTCGATCTTTTTCTTTATCGTGATGATGATTCTTTCCTTAATGCAGCTGCGGCTGTTCCGGGAAAACGATTAG
- a CDS encoding carbohydrate ABC transporter permease → MRKQHKTLSIVMLLVFLALAAVFMFPFVWMLSSSLKDKSQIFASPPVWIPHTFHWENFTQLFTERHFGAVILNSLFTAVTGTVGALFFCSLAGFAFAKYRFRGKGLLFGLVLASLMIPMESSLVPLFVIYRELGLIDQLWGVILPRLTSAFGIFYMRQYCMSIENELLEAARMDGCSENRIYFRIVAPILIPAFASLGIIFFVEEWNNFLWPTVILRSEDHLTIAVAIRALQSGVRTPYNLIMSGSVISVLPMLAVIFIFQKQIFAGLTDGTVKG, encoded by the coding sequence ATGAGAAAACAACATAAAACCTTATCCATTGTCATGCTTTTGGTATTTCTGGCGCTGGCCGCCGTATTCATGTTTCCGTTTGTCTGGATGCTTAGTTCGTCGTTGAAGGATAAGAGCCAAATTTTTGCGAGTCCTCCGGTCTGGATTCCACACACTTTTCATTGGGAGAACTTTACGCAGCTGTTTACGGAGCGGCATTTCGGGGCGGTCATCCTGAACAGTCTGTTTACGGCTGTGACCGGCACGGTAGGAGCTTTGTTTTTCTGCTCGCTGGCCGGGTTTGCTTTTGCGAAATACCGCTTTCGCGGCAAAGGGCTGCTGTTCGGACTGGTGCTGGCGTCACTGATGATTCCGATGGAATCGAGCCTTGTGCCGCTGTTTGTCATTTACCGCGAACTTGGGCTGATCGACCAGCTGTGGGGCGTCATTCTACCGCGGCTGACCAGCGCCTTCGGCATCTTTTACATGAGGCAGTATTGCATGTCGATCGAAAATGAGCTGCTTGAGGCGGCACGGATGGACGGCTGCTCGGAGAACCGGATTTACTTCCGCATCGTGGCTCCGATTTTGATTCCGGCGTTTGCGAGCCTTGGCATCATCTTTTTCGTGGAGGAATGGAACAATTTCCTGTGGCCGACGGTCATTCTCCGCAGCGAAGATCATTTGACGATCGCCGTGGCGATTCGCGCGCTTCAGTCCGGAGTCCGGACGCCGTACAACCTGATTATGTCGGGTTCGGTGATCAGCGTTTTGCCGATGCTTGCCGTGATTTTCATATTCCAGAAGCAGATTTTCGCCGGGCTGACCGACGGAACCGTAAAAGGATAA
- a CDS encoding response regulator transcription factor: MAVPKIKVLIVDDELIVRKGLRTTVPWERYGMEVVAEAGNGLKGWDAFLAHRPDVVITDIVMPKLNGLELARRIKQAEGDTQILLLSCHEDFSYAQQGFRIGASGYILKTNMDEDEIGFYLNQFQEQYLQRTGGSVSREAVIHGSGEARQAYIGSWLGGFSVGIEEQAGQWFAEDWSWMGEGCFILLIRCGEGSGMLDNGGWQEVLQAAGAPSECISCGKGRTFLVCKPIAAERVIHRLKALKGKQSKLIWREQGLVSGIQAWIDAMLSLYRQDELMIQYDLWDDTWPEAVMKAIGIVSSDRGSTLSVAEVAEEVGLSRSHFSTLFKRTVGENFIDFQAKIKLHKAEHMLTGTLMSVNEISDQLGMVDAGYFSKWFKRCTGITPSQYRSVQHQDAIIEEKRGLQRHDQQQATAE, encoded by the coding sequence ATGGCAGTACCCAAAATAAAGGTTCTGATTGTCGATGATGAGTTGATCGTCCGCAAAGGACTGCGCACCACGGTGCCTTGGGAACGGTACGGGATGGAAGTGGTGGCCGAGGCGGGCAACGGGCTGAAGGGTTGGGATGCGTTTCTTGCGCATCGACCCGACGTCGTCATTACGGATATCGTGATGCCGAAGCTGAACGGGCTGGAGCTCGCGCGCAGAATCAAGCAGGCGGAAGGGGACACGCAAATTTTGCTGCTCAGCTGCCATGAGGATTTCTCCTATGCGCAGCAGGGTTTCCGGATTGGAGCTTCGGGTTATATTCTCAAAACCAATATGGATGAAGATGAAATCGGCTTTTATCTGAATCAGTTTCAGGAGCAGTATCTTCAGCGGACCGGCGGCAGCGTTTCGAGAGAAGCGGTGATCCATGGGAGCGGTGAGGCGCGGCAGGCGTACATCGGCTCCTGGCTCGGCGGTTTTTCGGTAGGGATCGAAGAGCAGGCAGGGCAGTGGTTTGCGGAGGACTGGAGCTGGATGGGCGAAGGCTGCTTCATCTTGCTGATCCGCTGCGGTGAAGGAAGCGGCATGCTGGATAACGGCGGCTGGCAGGAGGTGCTGCAGGCTGCAGGTGCGCCGAGTGAATGCATTTCCTGCGGGAAAGGCAGAACCTTTCTGGTGTGCAAGCCAATTGCGGCGGAAAGGGTTATCCATCGGTTGAAGGCCTTGAAGGGTAAGCAATCGAAGCTGATTTGGCGGGAGCAGGGACTTGTCTCCGGCATACAAGCATGGATTGACGCAATGCTGAGCCTGTATCGGCAGGATGAACTTATGATCCAGTATGACCTATGGGATGACACTTGGCCGGAGGCCGTCATGAAGGCAATCGGGATTGTCTCTTCCGACCGGGGCAGCACGTTATCCGTCGCCGAGGTCGCGGAGGAGGTCGGGCTGAGCCGCAGCCATTTCAGCACGCTGTTCAAACGTACGGTAGGCGAGAACTTTATCGATTTTCAAGCGAAAATCAAACTTCATAAAGCCGAGCATATGCTGACAGGCACGCTGATGAGCGTCAACGAAATATCCGACCAATTGGGGATGGTGGACGCCGGTTATTTCAGCAAATGGTTCAAGCGCTGCACGGGAATCACTCCCAGTCAGTATCGCTCGGTTCAGCATCAGGATGCAATTATTGAAGAGAAAAGAGGGCTACAGCGACATGATCAACAACAGGCAACCGCGGAATGA
- the ebgA gene encoding beta-galactosidase subunit alpha, which translates to MKRKEGYSDMINNRQPRNDWENLDVLQLKRLKDHAYFVSYADAAAALTYERGLSPWFRLLNGSWRFHYAAAPGLAPEGFEREDFDESAWATLEVPGHWQLQGYGKPHYTDLYYPFPVDPPRVPSDNPTGCYRRSFHIPAAWTDRQIVLRFEGVDSAFHVWVNGQEAGYSQGSRLPSEFDITPYIREGGNQVAVKVYQWSDGSYLEDQDMWWLSGIFRDVSLFARPKVQIRDFTIRTDLNDALDQGVLDIQVEIERLMAAGVGGSGYRLKARLLDESKVKEVGAGIVGGVGMVSCEAELASLRIRVERPRLWSAEEPNLYHLLLTLEDEEGGIIECIPYRVGFRRIEIAGNQFLVNGVPILLKGVNRHDYHPELGRTVPYGTMLQDVLLMKRHNINAVRTSHYPNDPRFYDLCDEYGLYVMDETDLECHGFELLGNISRISDDPAWKNAYVDRMVRMVERDKNHPSIIMWSMGNESGFGCNFEAMADWCRAKDPTRLIHYEEDREGKSVDVMSTMYTSVEKLAELAGAEGPQKPRIICEYAHAMGNGPGGLTEYNELFRSCEGLQGGFVWEWTDHGLRTVDEQGRSYYAYGGDFGDVPNNSNFCLDGLLFPDRTPSPGLLELKKVIEPVATVAIDLEHGEFEAENRFDFIGLDGFEVSWSLHADGQLLQSGSAPMPEVEPHRRARLALPYQLAGLDVQVAGEIYLTIRYALRQDCIWARKGHEVATAQFRIPEELLSLPQVASEDASAHRAPGVLSCAEQGHHLQISGADFELVFNMAEGIIQSWTSNGTDMIANGGGPKLSFWRAPIDNDMYIVQEWRKAYLHLLQHRIDDVSWDHTDEGSVTVNVHTRIAPPVYDWGFRCTYRYTLHGDGRMHLSVDGEPEGTPPKMLPRIGLDLTLPAAMDQVEWSGRGPGESYADSKQANLFGVYHASVDELFTPYIVPQDNGNRTDVSWVSVTNIRGAGILAAGLPGLEFSAHRYTAEDLEKAAHLKDLTPRDAVFLHLDYRQNGLGSNSCGPAQLPAYELRPEAFAYQLMLIPYSNQAVSPANLRKELLKRHAE; encoded by the coding sequence TTGAAGAGAAAAGAGGGCTACAGCGACATGATCAACAACAGGCAACCGCGGAATGACTGGGAAAATCTCGACGTGCTGCAGCTTAAGCGGCTCAAAGATCATGCGTATTTCGTGTCGTACGCGGATGCGGCGGCCGCGCTGACGTATGAGAGAGGGCTTTCTCCCTGGTTCCGCCTATTGAACGGTTCTTGGAGATTCCATTACGCCGCCGCGCCGGGGCTTGCGCCTGAAGGCTTTGAGAGGGAAGATTTCGACGAATCGGCCTGGGCGACGCTGGAGGTGCCTGGACACTGGCAGCTGCAAGGATACGGCAAACCGCATTATACGGATTTGTATTACCCGTTCCCGGTCGATCCGCCGCGCGTGCCTTCGGATAATCCGACAGGCTGTTACCGCAGAAGCTTCCATATTCCGGCGGCATGGACGGACAGGCAAATCGTGCTGCGTTTCGAGGGCGTGGACAGCGCCTTTCATGTATGGGTTAACGGGCAGGAAGCGGGGTACAGCCAAGGCAGCCGCCTGCCGTCCGAATTCGATATTACGCCTTATATTCGCGAAGGCGGTAACCAGGTAGCCGTTAAGGTCTACCAATGGTCCGACGGCTCGTACCTGGAGGACCAGGATATGTGGTGGCTCAGCGGGATTTTCCGCGATGTGAGCCTGTTTGCCCGGCCCAAGGTGCAGATACGCGATTTTACGATCCGCACCGATCTGAACGACGCCTTGGATCAAGGCGTGCTGGATATTCAAGTTGAGATCGAAAGATTGATGGCAGCAGGTGTGGGCGGGAGCGGGTATCGCTTGAAGGCGCGGCTGCTGGATGAAAGCAAGGTGAAGGAGGTTGGAGCCGGGATTGTTGGCGGCGTTGGAATGGTGTCCTGCGAGGCCGAACTTGCCTCACTTCGCATTCGGGTGGAACGGCCGCGGCTGTGGTCCGCGGAAGAGCCGAATCTGTATCATCTGCTGCTTACGCTGGAGGATGAAGAGGGCGGCATCATCGAATGCATCCCGTACCGGGTCGGGTTCCGGCGAATCGAGATCGCAGGCAATCAATTTTTGGTTAACGGGGTGCCGATTCTTCTGAAGGGCGTAAACCGTCACGATTATCACCCGGAGCTGGGACGCACTGTGCCATACGGAACGATGCTTCAGGATGTGCTGCTGATGAAGCGGCATAACATCAACGCCGTCCGCACCTCGCATTATCCGAATGATCCGCGGTTTTACGATCTATGCGACGAATACGGCCTGTACGTGATGGATGAGACGGATCTGGAATGCCACGGCTTCGAACTGCTCGGCAATATCAGCCGGATCAGCGACGATCCCGCCTGGAAAAACGCCTATGTGGACCGCATGGTTCGCATGGTGGAGCGGGATAAAAACCATCCGAGCATCATCATGTGGTCGATGGGCAACGAGTCCGGCTTCGGCTGCAATTTTGAGGCCATGGCCGACTGGTGCCGGGCCAAAGATCCGACCCGCCTGATCCATTACGAGGAGGACCGGGAAGGCAAGTCCGTCGATGTGATGAGCACCATGTATACGTCCGTGGAAAAGCTGGCCGAGCTGGCGGGCGCGGAAGGTCCGCAAAAGCCGCGGATCATCTGCGAATATGCGCATGCCATGGGCAACGGGCCGGGGGGATTGACCGAATACAACGAGCTGTTCCGCAGCTGCGAAGGGCTGCAGGGCGGATTCGTCTGGGAGTGGACCGACCACGGTCTAAGGACAGTGGATGAACAGGGTAGAAGCTATTACGCCTACGGCGGGGACTTTGGCGACGTGCCGAACAACTCCAATTTTTGCCTGGACGGTCTGCTATTCCCTGACCGAACGCCTTCACCGGGTTTACTTGAGCTGAAGAAGGTCATTGAACCCGTGGCCACGGTGGCAATTGATCTGGAACACGGAGAGTTCGAGGCGGAAAATCGGTTCGATTTTATCGGTTTAGATGGTTTTGAGGTTTCCTGGTCGCTTCATGCGGATGGACAACTGCTGCAAAGCGGTTCCGCCCCGATGCCGGAGGTGGAACCTCACCGCCGGGCACGGCTTGCCTTGCCTTATCAGCTTGCGGGGCTGGATGTTCAGGTTGCAGGCGAGATCTATCTGACGATCCGGTATGCACTAAGGCAGGACTGCATATGGGCCAGGAAGGGGCATGAAGTGGCGACGGCCCAGTTCCGGATCCCGGAAGAGCTGCTGTCTCTACCGCAAGTTGCGTCTGAGGATGCCAGTGCCCATCGTGCGCCTGGGGTTTTAAGCTGCGCTGAGCAGGGACATCATCTGCAAATAAGCGGAGCCGATTTTGAGCTTGTGTTTAACATGGCGGAAGGAATCATTCAATCCTGGACATCGAACGGAACGGATATGATCGCAAACGGCGGGGGACCGAAGCTTTCCTTCTGGAGAGCACCCATCGACAATGACATGTACATTGTGCAGGAGTGGCGCAAAGCGTATCTGCATCTGCTTCAGCATCGGATCGATGATGTATCTTGGGATCATACCGATGAAGGCAGCGTGACCGTGAATGTCCATACCCGTATCGCGCCGCCGGTGTACGATTGGGGCTTCCGCTGCACTTACCGGTACACGCTCCATGGCGACGGCCGGATGCATCTTAGCGTGGACGGTGAACCGGAAGGCACGCCGCCGAAGATGCTGCCGCGGATCGGTCTGGATCTGACGCTGCCGGCAGCGATGGACCAGGTAGAATGGTCCGGCAGAGGTCCGGGCGAATCGTACGCTGACAGCAAACAGGCTAACCTTTTCGGCGTTTATCATGCTTCAGTCGATGAATTATTCACGCCATATATCGTTCCGCAGGACAACGGAAACCGTACCGATGTGAGTTGGGTATCCGTAACGAATATCCGGGGGGCCGGAATTTTGGCTGCAGGGCTGCCGGGTCTGGAATTCAGCGCTCACCGCTATACGGCGGAAGATCTGGAGAAGGCCGCGCATTTGAAGGATTTAACGCCCAGAGACGCCGTTTTTCTGCATCTCGACTACCGCCAAAACGGACTGGGCAGCAACAGCTGCGGACCGGCTCAGCTGCCGGCGTATGAACTGCGGCCGGAAGCATTTGCATATCAGCTTATGCTGATCCCGTATTCCAATCAGGCTGTATCTCCAGCCAACCTGCGAAAGGAGTTATTAAAACGACATGCCGAATAA
- a CDS encoding SDR family NAD(P)-dependent oxidoreductase, with the protein MPNNQNILRLDGKTAVVTGGASGIGYAAAEMLGEFGARVMLLDIHEENGEKAAARIRESGGQARFYRCNVASGEDCKRTADAIAEEFGRIDILFNNAGVIRRKTVVDLDEQDWDLVMDVSLKGAYLLSKYVIPHMAAGGGGSIINTGSGWGLKGGDQAAAYCAAKAGVVNLTKAMAIDHGPQNIRVNCVCPGDTDTPLLRDEAKQLGKEESSFLVSSASGRPLERLGTPRDIAGAVLFLASEMSAWVTGSVLVVDGGGLA; encoded by the coding sequence ATGCCGAATAATCAGAACATTTTGCGTTTGGACGGAAAGACAGCAGTGGTGACGGGAGGAGCCTCAGGCATCGGGTATGCCGCAGCCGAAATGCTGGGGGAGTTTGGCGCCCGGGTCATGCTGCTGGACATTCATGAAGAGAACGGGGAAAAGGCGGCGGCCCGCATCCGCGAAAGCGGCGGTCAGGCCCGGTTTTACCGCTGCAACGTGGCTTCCGGAGAGGATTGCAAACGGACGGCGGACGCCATTGCAGAGGAATTCGGACGCATCGATATCCTGTTTAACAATGCGGGCGTCATTCGCCGCAAAACGGTGGTCGATCTGGATGAGCAGGATTGGGATCTGGTCATGGACGTATCCTTGAAGGGCGCTTATCTGCTCTCCAAGTATGTTATTCCGCATATGGCCGCGGGCGGCGGAGGCAGCATCATCAATACGGGCTCGGGCTGGGGGCTGAAGGGCGGCGACCAAGCCGCCGCTTATTGTGCGGCTAAGGCCGGCGTGGTGAATCTCACCAAAGCGATGGCAATCGATCATGGCCCGCAGAACATCCGCGTGAACTGCGTATGCCCTGGCGATACGGACACGCCGCTGCTGCGGGACGAAGCGAAGCAGCTCGGGAAGGAAGAGTCCTCCTTCCTTGTGTCCTCGGCGTCCGGACGTCCGCTGGAGCGGCTCGGTACGCCGCGCGACATCGCCGGTGCGGTGCTGTTCCTCGCAAGCGAAATGTCCGCTTGGGTGACAGGCAGCGTGCTGGTCGTTGATGGCGGCGGTTTGGCTTAG
- the gcvPA gene encoding aminomethyl-transferring glycine dehydrogenase subunit GcvPA produces MAQPKQTAMHPYIPNMIPEVQRQMLDEIGVERIEDLYRIIPDELKLKEQMDLPPALSELELRRHVEKLLNRNQSTQDVLSFLGAGCWPHFIPAVCDEINQRSEFVTAYAGEPYEDHGRFQALFEYQSLVAELVDMDVVNVPTFDWAQAASTSLRMAARMTGRTEVLLAGTIDKDKLKIIANYITPDLTYRLVDFHHESGELNLQDLRNKMTGNIAAVYFENPTFLGTIESQGQQIADIAHEAGAICVVGVDPISLGVLKPPSQYGADIICGDLQPLGMHMNYGGGQAGFIATRDEEKYVMEYPSRLFGIAPTIVEGEYGFGDVAYERTSFHDREKGKESVGTQTALWGITAGVYLALLGPYGMQELGQTIMQKSQYAATLLGQIEGVTIRLQSPFFKEFAVDFSQTGLTVEEVLKQLRAEGIQGGRDLSSDFPELGESMLLCVTEVHSQEEIELLAAALGRICSRETKGVNSR; encoded by the coding sequence ATGGCACAGCCGAAACAAACGGCAATGCATCCCTATATACCGAACATGATCCCGGAAGTGCAGCGCCAGATGCTGGACGAAATCGGGGTGGAACGAATCGAGGATCTGTACCGGATCATTCCGGATGAGCTGAAGCTGAAAGAGCAAATGGATTTGCCGCCGGCTTTATCCGAGCTGGAGCTGAGACGTCATGTTGAGAAGCTGCTGAATCGGAACCAAAGCACGCAGGATGTCCTCAGCTTTCTCGGCGCCGGCTGCTGGCCGCATTTCATTCCCGCCGTATGCGACGAGATCAACCAGCGTTCCGAATTCGTAACCGCCTATGCAGGCGAACCTTATGAGGATCACGGCCGTTTCCAGGCTTTGTTTGAATACCAGAGCCTGGTGGCGGAGCTGGTCGACATGGATGTCGTCAACGTGCCGACCTTTGACTGGGCGCAGGCGGCATCAACCTCACTGCGGATGGCGGCCCGGATGACCGGACGCACGGAGGTGCTGCTGGCGGGGACCATCGACAAAGACAAGCTGAAAATCATTGCCAACTACATCACGCCGGATTTGACCTATAGGCTGGTGGATTTTCATCACGAATCCGGGGAATTAAACCTGCAGGATCTGCGCAATAAAATGACGGGCAACATCGCAGCGGTCTACTTTGAAAACCCTACTTTCCTTGGCACGATCGAATCGCAGGGACAGCAAATCGCGGACATCGCGCATGAGGCGGGGGCGATCTGCGTGGTGGGCGTGGACCCGATTTCCCTCGGCGTCCTCAAGCCGCCGAGCCAATACGGCGCGGACATCATTTGCGGCGATCTGCAGCCGCTCGGGATGCATATGAATTACGGCGGCGGTCAGGCCGGCTTTATTGCGACGCGGGACGAAGAGAAATACGTCATGGAGTATCCGTCGCGTTTGTTCGGCATCGCTCCGACCATCGTTGAAGGCGAATACGGCTTCGGGGATGTAGCCTATGAACGGACGTCGTTTCACGACAGGGAAAAAGGCAAGGAATCCGTCGGCACCCAAACGGCCCTATGGGGCATTACGGCCGGGGTTTACCTGGCGCTGCTCGGGCCTTACGGCATGCAGGAACTCGGGCAGACGATCATGCAAAAATCCCAATATGCGGCCACACTGCTCGGGCAGATCGAAGGCGTCACAATTCGGCTGCAGTCCCCGTTTTTCAAGGAGTTCGCGGTGGATTTCTCGCAAACCGGCCTGACGGTAGAAGAGGTTCTGAAGCAGCTGCGCGCGGAAGGGATACAGGGCGGACGGGATTTATCGTCTGACTTTCCCGAACTGGGCGAAAGCATGCTGCTTTGCGTAACCGAGGTCCACAGCCAGGAGGAAATCGAACTGCTGGCGGCAGCGCTTGGGCGCATCTGCAGCCGGGAAACGAAGGGAGTGAACAGCCGATGA
- the gcvPB gene encoding aminomethyl-transferring glycine dehydrogenase subunit GcvPB produces the protein MKRIIRERKVRNFHQAKWDEPVIFELHKPGERGVEAPQAESAIEAAVGDGISSIPENMKRTGLPALPEIGQAKVLRHYLRLSQETLGSDFNVEIGQGTCTMKYIPRVNEMMIRTPKMMDLHPLQHEDDVQGILEIYHRLDLAMREISGMDRFSFQPSSGTQALLTMASIVRAYHDSRGEGERRNEIITTMFSHPSQAATAVVKGYKIITVMPDEDGFPDIEQLKRAVSDRTAGFVVANPEDTGIFNPRIREFTDIVHAAGGICYYDQANANGLLGITRAKEAGFDMCFFNLHKTFAAPHMCGGPATGALGVVEALAPFLPGPVVSRNGDRYELEEPGDLSIGKVRSFHGVAQTVLRAYAWIRSLGADGLLNVAQAAVLNNNYLYHKILQIPGASAPYIKGSRLEQVRYSWQKMTEDTGVTTEDVTRRMCDFGLHYWTSHHPYVVPQPFTLEPTESYSKEDLDEYIQALAQISREAYSEPETVKNAPTRSTVHRIDDSSFDDPAKWCITWRAYLKKTASPQTEA, from the coding sequence ATGAAGCGCATTATCAGAGAGCGGAAGGTACGCAATTTTCATCAGGCCAAATGGGATGAGCCGGTCATATTCGAACTGCATAAACCTGGAGAACGCGGCGTAGAGGCTCCGCAGGCTGAATCTGCGATAGAGGCGGCCGTTGGAGACGGCATTTCGTCCATCCCGGAAAACATGAAACGGACGGGACTTCCGGCTTTGCCGGAAATCGGCCAGGCCAAAGTGCTGCGTCATTACCTGCGCCTGTCACAGGAAACGCTGGGCTCGGACTTTAACGTGGAGATCGGCCAAGGCACCTGCACCATGAAATATATTCCGCGCGTCAATGAGATGATGATCCGTACCCCGAAAATGATGGATCTCCACCCGCTGCAGCATGAGGATGACGTTCAGGGGATTCTTGAGATCTATCATCGCCTGGATTTGGCCATGCGGGAAATTTCCGGGATGGACCGCTTTTCCTTCCAGCCAAGCAGCGGCACGCAGGCTTTGCTCACGATGGCGTCCATTGTCCGGGCCTATCATGATTCCAGGGGTGAGGGAGAGCGGCGCAACGAGATCATCACGACGATGTTTTCCCATCCGTCGCAGGCGGCGACCGCTGTCGTCAAGGGTTATAAGATTATCACGGTCATGCCGGATGAAGACGGTTTTCCGGATATCGAGCAGCTGAAACGCGCCGTTTCCGACCGGACGGCGGGATTTGTGGTCGCGAACCCGGAGGATACCGGCATCTTTAATCCGCGCATCCGCGAATTCACGGATATCGTGCATGCCGCTGGCGGCATCTGTTATTACGACCAGGCGAACGCCAACGGCCTGCTGGGAATCACCCGAGCGAAGGAAGCCGGATTCGATATGTGCTTCTTTAATCTTCATAAAACCTTTGCGGCGCCGCATATGTGCGGAGGTCCGGCAACAGGCGCGCTCGGCGTCGTCGAAGCGCTCGCCCCGTTCCTGCCAGGCCCCGTCGTCAGCCGTAACGGAGACCGTTATGAGCTTGAAGAGCCGGGAGATCTCAGCATCGGGAAAGTGCGCAGCTTTCATGGCGTAGCCCAGACCGTGCTGCGGGCGTATGCCTGGATCCGCAGTTTAGGGGCGGACGGACTGCTGAACGTGGCCCAGGCGGCCGTGCTGAACAACAATTATCTCTATCATAAAATCCTGCAGATTCCCGGAGCTTCTGCGCCTTACATTAAAGGCAGCCGGCTGGAGCAGGTGCGTTACAGTTGGCAGAAGATGACCGAAGACACCGGGGTGACGACCGAGGATGTCACGCGCCGGATGTGCGATTTCGGATTGCATTACTGGACCAGCCATCATCCGTATGTGGTACCGCAGCCGTTTACGCTCGAGCCGACGGAATCTTACTCCAAGGAGGATCTCGACGAGTATATTCAGGCGCTTGCGCAGATTTCCCGGGAAGCCTACAGCGAGCCGGAGACGGTGAAAAACGCGCCGACGCGCAGCACCGTGCACCGCATCGACGATTCCAGCTTCGACGATCCCGCCAAGTGGTGCATTACGTGGAGAGCTTATTTGAAGAAAACGGCTTCGCCGCAAACGGAGGCATGA